One genomic window of Halorubrum hochsteinianum includes the following:
- a CDS encoding DR2241 family protein, protein MADSTPATDEGEAGDDEPAVPDIDLPGDAFDAVLDALADRDAGDPLRFEGFGVARDEDGGYVLDDVDRRTGLSERDLHAALDERAPAVTDWYAFERVVGEFGPRRAFVRWIEDADGETVATRYAALAAGVERAWGELKITATVTDRGERRYDVRHADDAGVPVDELEAHDDPLDARDLVTLDEKGRYRPLKTAPSLAGGWVFPDLGPRDLYETVETIYPATVANWHREREGNLDVNHWRETMERQSGIYGVVKTWDRGEGHEHVNWVAEACCDDSQCLKRREWGYDEDTDLDVDGGDGVFPCREPCSVVVSAARKWTRLESEQPRTYEFELTPSEKEQVEDIIDAVADGRIDEIREADAKEGANRYRTRFLRAKLFDDEGNLGGVPTEPDDE, encoded by the coding sequence GTGGCCGACTCCACCCCCGCGACCGACGAGGGCGAGGCGGGCGACGACGAGCCCGCGGTCCCCGATATCGACCTCCCGGGCGACGCGTTCGACGCGGTCCTCGACGCGCTCGCCGACCGCGACGCGGGCGACCCGCTCCGGTTCGAGGGGTTCGGCGTCGCCCGCGACGAGGACGGCGGATACGTCCTCGACGACGTCGACCGCCGGACCGGGCTCTCCGAGCGCGACCTCCACGCCGCGCTCGACGAGCGCGCGCCGGCGGTCACGGACTGGTACGCGTTCGAGCGCGTCGTTGGCGAGTTCGGGCCGCGACGCGCCTTCGTCCGCTGGATCGAGGACGCCGACGGCGAGACGGTGGCGACCCGCTACGCGGCGCTCGCGGCGGGCGTCGAGCGCGCGTGGGGCGAACTGAAGATCACGGCGACCGTCACGGACCGGGGCGAGCGCCGCTACGACGTGCGCCACGCGGACGACGCCGGCGTTCCCGTCGACGAGCTGGAGGCGCACGACGACCCGCTCGACGCGCGCGACCTCGTCACCCTCGACGAGAAGGGTCGATACCGGCCGCTGAAGACCGCGCCGTCGCTCGCGGGCGGGTGGGTGTTCCCCGACCTCGGTCCGCGTGACCTCTACGAGACGGTCGAGACGATCTACCCTGCGACCGTCGCCAACTGGCACCGCGAGCGCGAGGGGAACCTGGACGTGAACCACTGGCGCGAGACGATGGAGCGCCAGTCCGGCATCTACGGCGTCGTGAAGACGTGGGACCGCGGCGAGGGCCACGAGCACGTGAACTGGGTCGCGGAGGCGTGCTGCGACGACTCGCAGTGTCTGAAGCGACGGGAGTGGGGGTACGACGAGGACACGGACCTCGATGTCGACGGCGGCGACGGCGTCTTCCCCTGCCGCGAGCCCTGCTCCGTGGTGGTGTCGGCCGCGCGCAAGTGGACGCGGCTGGAGAGCGAGCAGCCGCGCACCTACGAGTTCGAACTGACGCCGAGCGAGAAGGAGCAGGTGGAAGACATCATCGACGCGGTCGCGGACGGCCGGATCGACGAGATCCGCGAGGCGGACGCGAAGGAGGGCGCGAACCGCTACCGGACGCGGTTCCTCCGCGCCAAGCTGTTCGACGACGAGGGGAACCTCGGCGGCGTGCCGACCGAGCCGGACGACGAGTAA
- a CDS encoding CbiX/SirB N-terminal domain-containing protein — translation MQSLVIVAHGSHLNPESSAPTYDHADTIRATGAFDEVRTGFWKEEPHFREVLRTVEGDEVYVVPLFVSEGYFTEQVIPRELRLDGWDVSQWGSDGLSADQATLVAEDIDREVHYCGPVGTHRAMTDVIVRRAESVTDDPDVGDDFGLAVVGHGTERNENSAKAIEYHADRIAERDRFDEVKALYMDEDPEVDDLPEHFESDDVVLVPLFIADGYHTQEDIPEDVGLCEDHTEGYDVPETVDGTRIWYAGAVGTEPLMADVVLERAADAGAALGTALDDVRETTRVATGD, via the coding sequence ATGCAATCGCTCGTCATCGTCGCGCACGGCTCCCACCTCAACCCGGAGTCGAGCGCGCCGACGTACGACCACGCCGACACGATCCGAGCCACCGGTGCCTTCGACGAGGTCCGCACCGGCTTCTGGAAGGAGGAGCCGCACTTCCGGGAGGTGCTCCGCACCGTCGAGGGCGACGAGGTGTACGTCGTCCCGCTGTTCGTCTCGGAGGGGTACTTCACCGAGCAGGTGATCCCCCGCGAACTCCGCCTCGACGGGTGGGACGTCTCGCAGTGGGGGTCGGACGGCCTCTCCGCGGACCAGGCCACGCTCGTCGCCGAGGACATCGACCGGGAGGTCCACTACTGCGGTCCGGTGGGGACCCACCGCGCGATGACCGACGTGATCGTCCGCCGCGCCGAGTCGGTCACCGACGACCCCGACGTGGGGGACGACTTCGGCCTGGCGGTCGTCGGCCACGGCACCGAGCGCAACGAGAACTCGGCGAAGGCGATCGAGTACCACGCCGACCGGATCGCCGAGCGCGACCGCTTCGACGAGGTGAAGGCGCTGTACATGGACGAGGACCCGGAGGTCGACGACCTCCCCGAGCACTTCGAGAGCGACGACGTGGTCCTCGTCCCCCTGTTTATCGCCGACGGCTACCACACTCAGGAGGACATCCCGGAGGACGTCGGGCTCTGCGAGGACCACACCGAGGGGTACGACGTGCCCGAGACCGTCGACGGCACCCGGATCTGGTACGCCGGCGCGGTCGGCACCGAACCGCTGATGGCCGACGTGGTCTTGGAGCGCGCGGCCGACGCCGGCGCTGCCCTCGGCACCGCGCTCGACGACGTGCGCGAGACGACCCGCGTCGCCACGGGGGACTGA
- the thsB gene encoding thermosome subunit beta, with protein MQQGQPMIIMGEDAQRVQDKDAQEYNISAARGVAESVRSTLGPKGMDKMLVDSMGDVTITNDGVTILQTMDIDNPTAEMVVEVAETQEDEAGDGTTSAVAIAGELLKNAEDLLEQDIHPTAVIKGFNLASEYAREQVDEVATAVDPEDTETLRNVAETSMTGKGAELDKDVLADLVVRAVQGVTVAADDGSHVVDLANLNIETRTGRAASESRLLTGAAIDKDPVHEDMPTDFESANVLLLNDPIEVEEADVDTSVNVDSPDQLQKFLDQEEEQLREKVDTIVESGADVVFCQKGIDDLAQHYLAKEGILAVRRTKKSDLTFLKNVLDAPIVTDLDSLSADDLAVGSVERDADEELFYVEGEDAHGVTLLLYGTTEHVVDELERGIQDAIDVVSTTVSDGRTLPGGGAVEVEIARRLRDYADSVEGREQLAVEAFADSLELIPRVLAENAGLDAIDLLVDLRAAHEAGDEHAGLDVFAGEVVDTAEAGVVETAHAKEQAIASAAEAANLVLKIDDIISAGDLSTAGDGDEGGAPGGGMGGMGGMGGAM; from the coding sequence ATGCAGCAGGGCCAGCCGATGATCATTATGGGCGAGGACGCCCAGCGCGTCCAGGACAAGGACGCACAGGAGTACAACATCTCCGCGGCGCGCGGCGTCGCCGAATCCGTCCGCTCGACGCTCGGACCGAAGGGGATGGACAAGATGCTCGTCGACTCGATGGGCGACGTGACCATCACCAACGACGGCGTCACCATCCTCCAGACGATGGACATCGACAACCCGACCGCCGAGATGGTCGTGGAAGTCGCCGAGACCCAGGAGGACGAGGCCGGCGACGGGACGACCAGCGCGGTCGCCATCGCGGGCGAGCTGCTGAAAAACGCCGAGGACCTCCTCGAACAGGACATCCACCCGACCGCGGTGATCAAGGGATTCAACCTCGCGAGCGAGTACGCCCGCGAGCAGGTCGACGAGGTCGCCACCGCCGTCGACCCCGAGGACACGGAGACCCTCCGGAACGTCGCCGAGACGTCGATGACCGGCAAGGGCGCTGAGCTGGACAAGGACGTGCTCGCCGACCTCGTCGTCCGCGCGGTACAGGGCGTCACCGTCGCGGCCGACGACGGCTCCCACGTGGTCGACCTGGCGAACCTCAACATCGAGACGCGCACCGGTCGCGCGGCGAGCGAGTCCCGCCTGCTCACCGGCGCGGCGATCGACAAGGACCCGGTCCACGAGGACATGCCGACCGACTTCGAGTCGGCCAACGTCCTGCTCCTCAACGACCCCATCGAGGTCGAGGAGGCCGACGTCGACACCTCCGTCAACGTCGACTCCCCGGACCAGCTCCAGAAGTTCCTCGATCAGGAGGAGGAGCAGCTCCGCGAGAAGGTCGACACGATCGTCGAGTCCGGCGCTGACGTCGTCTTCTGTCAGAAGGGGATCGACGACCTCGCGCAGCACTACCTCGCGAAGGAGGGAATTCTGGCGGTCCGGCGGACGAAGAAGTCCGACCTGACCTTCCTGAAGAACGTCCTCGACGCGCCGATCGTCACGGACCTCGACTCGCTTTCCGCCGACGACCTCGCGGTCGGCTCGGTCGAGCGCGACGCGGACGAGGAGCTGTTCTACGTCGAGGGCGAGGACGCCCACGGCGTCACGCTCCTCCTGTACGGTACCACCGAGCACGTCGTCGACGAGCTCGAACGCGGCATTCAGGACGCGATCGACGTGGTCTCGACGACCGTCTCCGACGGGCGGACCCTGCCCGGCGGCGGCGCGGTCGAGGTCGAGATCGCGCGCCGGCTGCGCGACTACGCCGACTCCGTCGAGGGTCGCGAGCAGCTCGCGGTCGAGGCGTTCGCGGACTCGCTGGAGCTGATCCCGCGCGTGCTCGCCGAGAACGCGGGCCTCGACGCGATCGACCTGCTGGTCGACCTGCGCGCGGCCCACGAGGCCGGCGACGAGCACGCCGGGCTCGACGTGTTCGCCGGCGAGGTCGTCGACACGGCCGAGGCGGGCGTCGTCGAGACGGCCCACGCCAAGGAGCAGGCGATCGCCTCCGCGGCCGAGGCCGCGAACCTCGTGCTGAAAATCGACGACATCATCTCGGCGGGCGACCTCTCGACCGCCGGCGACGGCGACGAGGGCGGTGCCCCCGGCGGCGGCATGGGCGGCATGGGCGGCATGGGCGGCGCTATGTGA
- the pheA gene encoding prephenate dehydratase: protein MNAVTLGPAGTYSHRAARAVAAEVSFRESVTAIVDAVADGEFERGVVPIENSIEGSVTESLDALADYDVSVTREVVTPIRHALLAQDDGFEVVASHSQALAQCRNWLEANYPSVSLEAVASTARGVERAREDARVAGIGHPDNAGDDLEILAQDIQDRTSNATRFLVVAPESARSDAGGKTTLIVYPNANYPGLLLELLEAFADRNLNLSRIESRPSGERLGDYLFHFDVDAGLYEDHMAKAVGDVEAIADKGWVKVLGSYDTEHVLD, encoded by the coding sequence ATGAACGCCGTCACGCTGGGTCCCGCCGGCACGTACTCGCACCGCGCCGCGCGCGCCGTCGCCGCCGAGGTGTCGTTCCGGGAGTCGGTCACCGCCATCGTCGACGCCGTCGCCGACGGCGAGTTCGAGCGCGGGGTCGTCCCAATCGAGAACAGCATCGAGGGCTCCGTCACGGAGAGCCTCGACGCCCTCGCCGACTACGACGTGTCGGTCACCCGCGAGGTCGTCACCCCGATCCGCCACGCCCTCCTCGCGCAGGACGACGGGTTCGAGGTCGTCGCGAGCCACTCGCAGGCGCTCGCGCAGTGCCGCAACTGGCTCGAAGCGAACTACCCGTCGGTGAGCCTCGAAGCCGTCGCCTCCACCGCCCGCGGGGTCGAGCGCGCCCGCGAGGACGCCCGGGTCGCCGGGATCGGCCACCCGGACAACGCCGGCGACGACCTCGAGATCCTCGCGCAGGACATTCAGGACCGCACCTCGAACGCGACGCGCTTCCTCGTGGTCGCCCCCGAGTCGGCGCGGTCGGACGCCGGCGGGAAGACCACCCTCATCGTCTACCCGAACGCGAACTACCCCGGACTCCTCCTCGAACTGCTGGAGGCGTTCGCCGACCGCAACCTCAACCTCTCGCGGATCGAGTCGCGCCCGAGCGGCGAGCGCCTCGGGGACTACCTGTTCCACTTCGACGTTGACGCCGGCCTCTACGAAGACCACATGGCGAAGGCGGTCGGAGACGTCGAGGCCATCGCCGACAAGGGGTGGGTGAAGGTGCTCGGCTCGTACGACACCGAGCACGTGTTAGACTGA
- a CDS encoding BCCT family transporter: MSERSVVESIRSFRAEVDPVPFAVGSLVTFAFLAYTVADTDGAAAAIDAAFVRFGQGLAWLYLGSVLALVLAAGYLLVGKYGRVRLGDGDPEYGTLSYVAMFFSAGLSAGIVFFGPVEALLHYQTVPPLFAGEVAAESSAAAVPAVAYTVFHYGISAWGGYLAIGLPVAYFAYRHDAPFRVSTALYPLLGPDGLDGVVARTVDTLAVVATIGGIATGLGFIATQLLTGVTYRTGVSFGDAETVAVIVGITLLFTLSLVAGVSRGIRRLSVFNVGVMALLFGVALVAGPTTDVLNVGVAALGTYATSFFEMSLFTGSGVENGPGWTAAWTVFYWSWWIAWAPFVGLFLARISRGRTIRSVVGTAFGTMTAVSALWFTVIGGTSIRLQDSGAVDVLGAVGEFGDGVSGYVIFGAFPGGELWQLLFLVLVTTFFVTSADSSTLAVGMLTTGGSREPSGANRVFWGVLQGAIASVLVVVGGATALRSSVIVTGAPFAVVCLVAMGGFLRWLSRAEDPAPAAESAQSSESARSPTAGVAEDD; encoded by the coding sequence ATGAGTGAACGCTCCGTCGTCGAGTCGATACGCTCGTTCCGCGCCGAGGTCGATCCCGTCCCGTTCGCCGTCGGGTCGCTCGTCACGTTCGCCTTCCTCGCGTACACCGTGGCCGACACCGACGGCGCGGCGGCCGCCATCGACGCCGCGTTCGTGAGGTTCGGTCAGGGGCTCGCGTGGCTGTACCTCGGATCGGTCCTCGCGCTGGTGCTCGCGGCCGGCTACCTCCTCGTCGGGAAGTACGGGCGCGTCCGCCTCGGCGACGGCGACCCGGAGTACGGGACGCTCTCGTACGTCGCGATGTTCTTCTCCGCCGGGCTCTCGGCGGGGATCGTGTTCTTCGGCCCCGTCGAGGCGCTGCTCCACTACCAGACCGTCCCGCCGCTGTTCGCGGGGGAGGTCGCCGCGGAGTCGAGCGCGGCGGCGGTGCCGGCGGTCGCGTACACGGTCTTCCACTACGGGATCAGCGCGTGGGGCGGGTACCTCGCGATCGGCCTCCCGGTCGCGTACTTCGCGTACCGCCACGACGCGCCGTTCCGCGTCTCAACCGCCCTGTACCCGCTCCTCGGTCCGGACGGACTCGACGGCGTCGTCGCCCGGACGGTCGACACGCTCGCGGTCGTCGCCACCATCGGCGGGATCGCGACGGGGCTCGGGTTCATCGCCACGCAGCTGCTCACCGGCGTGACGTACCGGACCGGCGTCTCGTTCGGCGACGCCGAGACCGTCGCGGTCATCGTCGGTATCACCCTCCTGTTCACGCTGTCGCTCGTCGCGGGCGTCAGCCGCGGTATCAGGCGGCTCTCCGTGTTCAACGTCGGCGTCATGGCGCTCCTCTTCGGCGTGGCGCTCGTCGCCGGCCCGACGACGGACGTGCTGAACGTCGGCGTGGCGGCGCTCGGCACGTACGCGACCTCATTCTTCGAGATGAGCCTGTTCACCGGGAGCGGCGTCGAGAACGGTCCCGGCTGGACCGCGGCGTGGACCGTCTTCTACTGGTCGTGGTGGATCGCGTGGGCCCCGTTCGTCGGGCTGTTCCTCGCCCGGATCTCCCGCGGGCGGACGATCCGGTCGGTCGTCGGGACCGCGTTCGGCACGATGACCGCGGTCTCCGCGCTGTGGTTCACCGTCATCGGCGGCACGTCAATCCGGCTCCAGGACTCCGGGGCGGTCGACGTGCTCGGCGCTGTCGGCGAGTTCGGCGACGGCGTCTCCGGGTACGTCATCTTCGGGGCCTTCCCCGGCGGAGAGCTGTGGCAGCTCCTGTTCCTCGTGTTGGTGACGACTTTCTTCGTCACCTCGGCCGACTCCTCGACGCTCGCCGTCGGCATGCTCACCACCGGCGGCAGCCGGGAACCGTCGGGCGCGAACCGCGTGTTCTGGGGAGTTCTCCAGGGCGCTATCGCGTCGGTGTTGGTGGTCGTCGGCGGCGCGACGGCGCTCCGCTCGTCGGTGATCGTCACCGGCGCTCCCTTCGCGGTCGTCTGCCTCGTCGCGATGGGCGGGTTCCTCCGGTGGCTGTCGCGGGCGGAGGACCCCGCGCCCGCCGCCGAGTCCGCCCAGTCGTCGGAGTCCGCGCGGTCGCCGACGGCCGGGGTCGCCGAGGACGACTGA
- a CDS encoding DUF7523 family protein, whose translation MSLAADTREAVRSRPFVFDALRAGLLNHSAAAEWLAETADLDGDSDAIAAALRRFREDLPAYATESRETTVSMRSGVGVADLGDEAAPLLRVGDTGVVSDGDHTAVVAAGDVDAEALGAVVRRFAAREVPVVAAGVAGDALVCVVGRRDGPDAVRIVEAALDAAPRSDAS comes from the coding sequence ATGTCGCTGGCAGCCGACACCCGCGAGGCCGTCCGGTCGCGCCCGTTCGTCTTCGACGCGCTCCGCGCCGGACTCCTGAACCACAGCGCCGCGGCCGAGTGGCTCGCCGAGACCGCCGACCTCGACGGCGACTCGGACGCGATCGCGGCCGCGCTCCGCCGCTTCCGCGAGGACCTCCCGGCGTACGCGACCGAGTCGCGTGAGACGACCGTCTCGATGCGGAGCGGCGTCGGGGTCGCCGACCTCGGCGACGAAGCGGCTCCGCTCCTCCGCGTCGGCGACACCGGCGTCGTCTCGGACGGCGACCACACGGCGGTCGTCGCGGCCGGGGACGTCGACGCGGAGGCGCTCGGAGCCGTCGTCCGCCGGTTCGCCGCCCGAGAGGTCCCGGTCGTCGCCGCCGGCGTCGCGGGGGACGCGCTGGTCTGCGTCGTCGGTCGCCGGGACGGTCCCGACGCGGTTCGCATCGTCGAGGCCGCGCTCGACGCCGCGCCGAGGTCCGACGCGTCCTGA
- a CDS encoding DUF192 domain-containing protein, with translation MSGVRLHHRPAAATDPSETVLASDVDVARSTLEQARGLMFRRSIPDDYALVFPFDEADTQWLHMLFVPFAIDAVWLVDGEVAAKKRLAPFVGLGRGRADTVVELPAGAAESVSVGDELRLVD, from the coding sequence GTGTCCGGCGTGCGACTCCATCACCGTCCCGCCGCGGCGACCGACCCGTCGGAGACCGTCCTCGCGAGCGACGTCGACGTCGCGCGCTCGACGCTCGAACAGGCGCGGGGGCTGATGTTCCGCCGGTCGATCCCGGACGACTACGCCCTCGTGTTCCCGTTCGACGAGGCCGACACGCAGTGGCTCCACATGCTGTTCGTGCCGTTCGCCATCGACGCGGTGTGGCTCGTCGACGGCGAGGTCGCGGCGAAAAAGCGGCTCGCGCCGTTCGTCGGGCTGGGCCGCGGTCGCGCCGACACCGTCGTCGAACTCCCCGCGGGCGCGGCGGAGTCGGTGAGCGTCGGCGACGAACTGCGGCTCGTCGACTGA
- a CDS encoding glutaredoxin family protein: MTNLTLYELEGCPYCAKVKTKLSDLGLEYDSVMVPRSHSERTEVEEVSGQTGVPVLVDEEHGVEGMPESDDIVEYLEETYGNAS, encoded by the coding sequence ATGACGAACCTGACACTCTACGAGCTGGAGGGCTGTCCGTACTGCGCGAAGGTGAAGACGAAGCTCTCTGACCTCGGTCTGGAGTACGACTCGGTGATGGTGCCGCGCTCGCACAGCGAGCGCACCGAGGTCGAGGAGGTCTCCGGACAGACGGGCGTGCCGGTCCTCGTCGACGAGGAGCACGGGGTCGAGGGGATGCCGGAGAGCGACGACATCGTCGAGTACCTCGAAGAGACGTACGGCAACGCGAGCTAA
- a CDS encoding copper resistance protein CopD, giving the protein MGPSDAGRDVIRTAAYAAHVLSGAFWTGAVLFVVYAVLPRAREGALSRESFADAAHRLLMVTRWTGVALPLTGAYLIWLLYRPLELLTGTSRGWAVLAMLSLWGVMNGLVELGVLRMRREIDPDVGWGTYMAEGFPTEALGGAGNAPEAARLATVARPYLLASAALAVLLLVDAALLAGGLPG; this is encoded by the coding sequence ATGGGGCCGTCGGACGCAGGGCGTGACGTGATCCGAACCGCCGCCTACGCCGCGCACGTGCTGTCGGGGGCCTTCTGGACCGGGGCCGTCCTGTTCGTCGTCTACGCGGTCCTCCCGCGGGCGCGAGAGGGTGCGCTGTCGCGGGAGTCGTTCGCCGACGCCGCGCACCGCCTCCTCATGGTCACGCGCTGGACCGGCGTCGCGCTGCCGCTCACCGGGGCGTACCTCATCTGGCTGCTCTACCGGCCGCTGGAGCTTCTGACCGGCACGTCGCGGGGGTGGGCGGTCCTCGCGATGCTGTCGCTGTGGGGGGTCATGAACGGACTTGTCGAGTTGGGAGTCCTCCGAATGCGTCGGGAGATCGACCCCGACGTGGGGTGGGGGACGTACATGGCCGAGGGGTTCCCGACCGAGGCGCTCGGCGGTGCCGGGAACGCGCCGGAGGCCGCCCGGTTGGCGACCGTCGCGCGCCCCTACCTGCTGGCGAGCGCGGCTCTGGCCGTCCTGCTGCTCGTCGACGCCGCGCTCTTGGCCGGCGGGCTGCCGGGGTGA